A region from the Colwellia sp. PAMC 21821 genome encodes:
- a CDS encoding HlyD family secretion protein: MVAAKPRKMIIGIICLLLILVLLYALSDAYTPSSSRGIVSANVVELSPRVSGEVTQIHVIDDAIVDAGTALFTIDVYPYELAVRQAEANLDMALQNVDASSASIVAAQSTVTQALVNRDNLRAESQRIQRLEERGLVAKAQADNARAGVADAEAKLATAKANLQGAKAALGPVGKDNPNVAVASAALARAQYDLLSTTVKAPHKGVVTNVKLSQGQFIGAGSPVLTYIDADAAWITVDLRENQLRFVDKGDEVDVLFDAVPGHIFKAKVASIAWGISVGRASKDGLIVNQAESRWFEPARRIPVKVELIDGMKSWPNTVRVGGKVHAVIYAKGSNNPLSWIAMLFQRVRSLGSYLY; this comes from the coding sequence ATGGTAGCAGCAAAACCCCGTAAGATGATAATAGGCATAATTTGTCTTTTGCTTATCTTGGTGCTTCTTTATGCGCTAAGCGATGCTTACACCCCCAGTTCTTCTAGAGGAATAGTGTCAGCGAATGTCGTTGAGCTTTCACCACGTGTGAGCGGTGAAGTAACCCAGATTCATGTTATTGACGATGCGATTGTAGACGCAGGCACAGCGCTTTTTACTATTGATGTATACCCTTATGAATTAGCTGTACGTCAAGCCGAAGCCAACTTAGATATGGCATTGCAAAACGTTGATGCCTCAAGCGCATCGATAGTTGCCGCTCAGTCAACGGTCACACAAGCACTCGTTAATCGTGATAACTTACGCGCGGAATCACAGCGTATTCAAAGGCTAGAAGAAAGAGGATTAGTTGCTAAAGCCCAAGCTGACAATGCCAGAGCAGGTGTTGCTGACGCTGAAGCTAAGCTAGCCACTGCAAAGGCTAATTTACAAGGGGCTAAAGCGGCTTTAGGTCCGGTAGGAAAAGATAACCCTAATGTTGCCGTTGCCTCTGCGGCATTAGCCCGAGCGCAATATGATTTACTGTCGACCACAGTTAAAGCACCGCATAAAGGTGTGGTGACCAATGTGAAACTATCACAAGGTCAGTTTATTGGTGCGGGTAGCCCGGTATTGACTTATATTGATGCTGACGCCGCTTGGATAACGGTAGATTTGCGCGAAAACCAATTAAGGTTCGTCGATAAAGGTGATGAGGTGGACGTTTTGTTTGATGCGGTACCAGGGCATATATTTAAAGCAAAAGTTGCGAGCATTGCATGGGGTATAAGTGTTGGCCGGGCAAGTAAAGATGGTTTAATCGTCAACCAAGCAGAAAGCCGATGGTTTGAACCTGCTAGGCGTATTCCTGTGAAAGTAGAATTAATTGATGGTATGAAATCATGGCCAAATACAGTAAGAGTAGGGGGTAAGGTTCATGCAGTAATTTATGCTAAGGGAAGTAACAACCCTTTGAGCTGGATAGCGATGCTATTTCAGCGTGTGCGTTCACTAGGTTCATATCTCTACTAG
- a CDS encoding NupC/NupG family nucleoside CNT transporter, translated as MELGALRGVIGIFALLALAFFLSKDRSAINWRTVGFAFALQIILGAFVLYVPFGKDVLGSITNGVQQVINSAQAGISFLFGGLGTDAMYDNGVGFVFAIRVLPVIIFFSSLIAVLYYLNIMQWVVKIIGGGLQKLLKTSKPESLSATANIFVGQTEAPLVIRPYIAKMSQSELFAIMVGGLASVAGSILAGYAGLGVKLEYLIAASFMAAPGGLLMAKLLLPETEEINNDYSDVELAEAGAKPANVIDAAATGAASGLKLAVNVGAMLLAFIAIIALLNSMVTGFGSLLGFEGITIEWLLGYIFAPFAFLIGVPFEEMLQAGSFIGQKIVVNEFFAYVNFVEIKDTLSPTTQAIVTFALCGFANLSSIAILLGGIGSMAPSRRPDIARLGMKAMLAATMANLMSAAIAGVFVSL; from the coding sequence ATGGAATTAGGTGCTCTTCGAGGAGTCATTGGCATTTTTGCGCTATTGGCATTGGCGTTTTTTTTATCAAAAGACCGCAGCGCAATTAATTGGCGAACGGTAGGCTTTGCTTTTGCATTGCAGATTATATTAGGTGCGTTTGTACTTTATGTGCCATTTGGTAAAGATGTATTAGGTTCAATAACTAATGGTGTTCAACAAGTTATTAACAGTGCACAAGCAGGCATAAGCTTTCTATTCGGAGGTTTAGGTACTGATGCAATGTACGATAATGGCGTTGGTTTTGTTTTCGCTATTCGAGTCCTCCCCGTTATTATCTTTTTCTCATCGCTTATCGCCGTGCTTTATTACCTTAATATTATGCAATGGGTGGTAAAAATAATCGGTGGTGGTTTACAAAAACTGTTAAAAACTTCCAAGCCCGAATCCCTTTCTGCTACCGCCAATATTTTTGTTGGGCAAACAGAAGCTCCCTTAGTTATTCGCCCATATATTGCCAAAATGAGTCAGTCTGAACTGTTTGCCATTATGGTAGGTGGCTTAGCCTCCGTTGCCGGTTCCATCTTAGCTGGCTATGCAGGTTTAGGTGTAAAACTTGAATACTTAATTGCCGCCTCTTTTATGGCAGCTCCGGGTGGCTTGCTTATGGCGAAACTACTACTCCCTGAAACAGAAGAAATTAACAATGATTACAGTGATGTAGAATTGGCAGAAGCAGGCGCTAAACCGGCTAATGTTATTGATGCAGCAGCAACAGGTGCCGCTTCAGGCCTTAAGCTTGCAGTAAATGTAGGAGCGATGTTACTTGCCTTTATTGCGATTATCGCTTTACTCAATTCTATGGTCACAGGCTTTGGCAGCTTACTCGGCTTTGAAGGTATTACTATTGAATGGCTACTTGGCTACATTTTTGCCCCGTTTGCATTCCTAATAGGTGTACCTTTTGAGGAAATGTTGCAAGCAGGCAGCTTTATTGGCCAAAAAATTGTTGTTAATGAATTCTTTGCTTACGTAAATTTCGTTGAAATTAAAGACACGTTATCGCCTACCACTCAAGCAATTGTAACCTTTGCTTTGTGCGGTTTCGCTAACCTATCTTCTATTGCCATTTTATTGGGTGGAATAGGTTCAATGGCACCAAGTCGCCGTCCTGATATTGCACGTTTAGGTATGAAAGCTATGCTTGCAGCTACTATGGCTAACTTAATGAGTGCCGCTATTGCCGGTGTATTTGTTAGCTTATAG
- a CDS encoding thymidine kinase — protein sequence MAQLYFYYSTMNAGKSTHLLQSSYNYQERGLETLLFTAQIDDRFAKGKVSSRLGIHADALLFDDNTDIFSQVKSQISESKIACILIDEAQFLTKRQVKELTNIVDELKIPVLAYGIRTDFLGETFLGSAALLAWADKLVELKTICHCGKKANFVMRCDEHGNAVKGGEQIEVGGNERYESLCRKHFKALVWD from the coding sequence ATGGCACAATTATATTTTTATTATTCAACGATGAATGCCGGTAAATCGACTCACCTTTTACAGTCATCTTATAATTATCAAGAACGTGGCTTAGAAACATTATTGTTTACGGCACAAATAGACGATAGATTTGCTAAAGGTAAGGTTTCATCAAGATTAGGTATACATGCCGACGCCCTATTATTTGATGATAATACCGATATTTTTAGCCAAGTAAAAAGCCAAATTAGTGAGAGTAAAATTGCTTGTATTTTAATTGATGAAGCCCAGTTTTTAACTAAACGACAAGTTAAGGAATTAACCAATATTGTTGATGAATTAAAAATTCCAGTGCTCGCTTATGGCATTCGTACAGATTTTCTTGGTGAAACATTCCTTGGAAGTGCCGCGCTACTAGCCTGGGCCGATAAATTGGTGGAATTAAAAACCATTTGTCATTGTGGTAAAAAAGCCAACTTTGTAATGCGATGTGATGAACACGGCAATGCTGTAAAAGGCGGAGAACAAATAGAAGTCGGCGGTAATGAACGCTACGAATCTCTATGTCGTAAACACTTTAAAGCGCTAGTTTGGGATTAA
- the udk gene encoding uridine kinase encodes MQTNKPTIIAVTGASASGKSLFAQTIYDELLPELGSSGIAIMKEDSYYKSQSHLSMEERIKTNYDHPSAFEHSLLSQHLTQLSLGESVDIPTYCYKTHTRLEETIHLTPTPIILIEGILLFADKELRDKFDIKIYIDTPLDICLVRRINRDTIERSRSIASITEQYLTTVRPMYHQHIQPNKPFADIVVTRGGKNRMAIEMLKAKIRQLMNRNL; translated from the coding sequence TTGCAAACCAATAAACCGACCATTATTGCGGTAACCGGTGCTTCAGCATCAGGAAAATCACTTTTTGCGCAAACTATTTACGATGAATTATTACCTGAGCTAGGGTCTAGTGGTATTGCCATCATGAAAGAAGATTCTTATTACAAGAGTCAATCTCATCTGTCGATGGAAGAACGTATAAAAACCAATTACGACCACCCTAGTGCCTTTGAACATAGCTTATTATCACAACATTTAACCCAGTTAAGTCTCGGTGAAAGCGTTGATATACCTACATATTGCTATAAAACACATACTCGGCTAGAAGAAACTATTCACTTAACGCCAACACCCATCATTTTAATCGAAGGGATTCTTTTATTTGCTGACAAAGAGCTCAGAGATAAATTCGATATTAAAATTTATATTGATACCCCGTTAGACATTTGCCTTGTCCGTAGAATAAATAGAGATACTATTGAGCGCTCTCGTAGCATCGCGTCAATTACCGAACAGTATTTAACCACCGTCCGCCCTATGTACCACCAGCATATTCAACCAAATAAACCTTTCGCGGATATTGTGGTGACGCGTGGCGGTAAAAATAGAATGGCAATTGAAATGCTAAAAGCAAAAATTCGTCAACTGATGAATAGAAATTTGTAA
- the deoC gene encoding deoxyribose-phosphate aldolase, which translates to MSTIEAYAQRALYMMDLTSLTDAESAEDIIQLCINAKSPRGNTAAICIFPRFVPLAKKQLTAQGTPEIKIATVTNFPHGNDDIDIAVAETKAAIAYGADEVDVVFPYKALINGNEKVGFDLVKACKQACGNNTLLKVIIETGELKSDQLITHASEICIAAGADFIKTSTGKVAVNATPKAAELMLKVIKDKNTQVGFKPAGGVKNAEDAAIYLDLATDILGANWATKANFRFGASSLLTNLLNTLGASNKTADPTSY; encoded by the coding sequence ATGAGTACTATTGAAGCATACGCGCAGCGTGCACTTTATATGATGGATTTAACCAGTTTAACCGACGCTGAAAGTGCTGAGGATATTATCCAGCTGTGTATAAATGCCAAATCTCCACGCGGTAACACAGCGGCTATTTGTATATTTCCTCGTTTTGTCCCATTAGCGAAAAAACAGCTAACAGCGCAAGGTACCCCTGAGATAAAAATTGCCACGGTAACTAATTTTCCACACGGTAACGACGATATTGATATAGCAGTTGCAGAAACAAAAGCTGCCATCGCTTATGGCGCTGACGAAGTCGATGTTGTTTTTCCTTATAAAGCCTTAATAAACGGTAATGAAAAAGTAGGTTTTGACCTCGTTAAAGCTTGTAAACAAGCTTGTGGAAATAACACCCTGCTGAAAGTAATTATAGAAACTGGCGAGCTTAAATCAGACCAGCTTATTACACATGCCAGTGAAATTTGTATCGCAGCAGGCGCTGATTTTATAAAAACCTCAACGGGCAAAGTTGCGGTTAACGCTACGCCCAAAGCGGCTGAGCTAATGCTAAAGGTTATTAAAGATAAAAACACACAAGTTGGCTTTAAGCCTGCTGGTGGCGTGAAAAATGCTGAAGATGCCGCTATCTATCTAGATCTAGCGACAGATATTTTAGGTGCTAATTGGGCGACTAAAGCCAACTTTAGATTTGGAGCAAGTAGCTTGTTAACGAATTTACTGAACACCTTAGGGGCGAGTAATAAAACCGCAGATCCAACAAGCTATTAA
- a CDS encoding winged helix-turn-helix domain-containing protein, protein MTCFQPKNSLLIISNDSFIIGLLTGYCVANHFTLNCISSAKPLLNNGDNPNFKLIIFDLRDLTSSVMEEHLESLRKIHNKYSTPICAIHNLNRMPLYRMLSWISYYKDKTFIERLDDYINKYMNDFTHFFDERRNYNRRLGAGRRKLLGTINAYSSKPLNGTASLPNLDSVLESLGPFEIDKDCQNIYLNGKNLDLTAKEFKLFKLLSEDPERVCTNEKLITHLWPDRKRANKSDLYQYMHLLRKKVELDPSNPCWIITIKGVGYKFHI, encoded by the coding sequence ATGACATGTTTCCAGCCTAAAAATAGTTTGCTCATAATTTCAAATGATAGTTTTATTATTGGCTTATTAACGGGCTACTGTGTTGCTAATCATTTTACTCTCAATTGTATCTCTAGCGCTAAGCCTCTGCTTAATAACGGTGATAATCCAAACTTTAAACTCATTATTTTTGATCTGCGTGATCTAACGTCTTCTGTAATGGAAGAACATTTGGAATCATTAAGAAAGATCCATAATAAATATTCTACTCCTATTTGTGCCATACATAATCTGAATAGAATGCCTTTGTACCGTATGTTATCTTGGATAAGTTATTATAAAGACAAAACTTTTATTGAAAGACTAGATGATTATATTAATAAGTATATGAACGATTTTACGCATTTTTTTGATGAAAGAAGGAATTATAATCGTCGATTAGGCGCTGGTCGTCGTAAATTATTAGGTACCATTAATGCTTATTCATCAAAACCACTTAATGGCACCGCTAGCTTACCTAATTTAGATTCAGTTCTCGAATCGTTAGGCCCTTTTGAAATAGACAAAGATTGTCAAAACATTTATTTAAATGGAAAAAACTTAGATCTAACAGCTAAGGAGTTTAAACTTTTTAAGCTGCTTTCTGAAGATCCTGAACGCGTATGCACAAACGAAAAGCTGATCACTCACTTATGGCCGGATAGAAAACGTGCAAACAAATCGGATCTTTATCAATACATGCATTTATTGAGAAAGAAGGTTGAACTTGACCCAAGTAATCCCTGTTGGATCATAACGATTAAAGGCGTTGGTTATAAATTTCATATCTAA
- a CDS encoding FUSC family protein translates to MYVTPAPSTHDDPLYAIRLAVTGVLALLAVVILNPALPPIIAALPIGLVAGQRKAFNLTKAIAGPITIIVLVTLMCELIEFLRPLPLVYVLSMWLIYLASFLTILKSGAPAGMLIIVITVLMSVMGMHGNASLEATRDGFIQASLVSLVIALIVYTLFPARTTEKHVDTPVPTEGNILVGAFIRASVLLMLSFWLYSVMTRSDIMLAIIAAMVIVFPTRQAVFFEAKQRIRATFYGGGIALAILIVFTFSPHLPILLLLIFMGGFWLGNKMLESTRPSMVYQYAFSVALALIAGAITTQDPTYATFTRVVLTVIGALLAAGLVALLDAATHWSKTSDSSSIVIETN, encoded by the coding sequence ATGTATGTAACGCCAGCACCATCAACACATGATGATCCACTCTATGCTATAAGACTTGCGGTGACAGGGGTTTTAGCCTTATTAGCCGTCGTGATATTAAACCCTGCATTACCGCCTATCATTGCCGCATTACCTATAGGTTTAGTGGCTGGTCAGCGTAAAGCTTTCAATCTTACTAAAGCAATAGCGGGTCCGATCACCATTATTGTACTTGTGACTCTGATGTGTGAATTAATCGAATTTCTGCGCCCATTACCCTTGGTCTATGTATTGAGTATGTGGTTAATTTATTTGGCGAGTTTTCTTACCATTTTAAAAAGTGGTGCCCCAGCGGGTATGCTCATTATTGTCATAACTGTATTGATGTCGGTTATGGGCATGCACGGCAATGCGAGTCTAGAAGCCACTAGAGACGGATTTATTCAAGCTTCGCTAGTATCTTTGGTGATTGCACTCATCGTATATACACTTTTCCCTGCTCGTACAACTGAAAAACATGTAGACACCCCTGTGCCGACCGAAGGTAATATTTTGGTCGGTGCGTTTATTCGTGCAAGCGTATTACTTATGCTGAGCTTTTGGTTGTACTCAGTGATGACAAGATCGGACATTATGCTAGCGATTATTGCGGCTATGGTTATAGTTTTTCCTACTAGGCAGGCCGTTTTTTTTGAGGCTAAACAACGCATTCGAGCTACTTTTTATGGTGGTGGCATTGCATTAGCTATACTTATAGTTTTTACTTTTTCACCACATTTACCCATTTTACTACTGCTAATTTTTATGGGCGGATTTTGGTTGGGTAACAAAATGCTAGAAAGCACAAGACCAAGTATGGTATATCAGTATGCTTTTTCAGTAGCACTGGCGTTAATTGCTGGTGCGATAACGACTCAAGACCCAACCTATGCGACTTTCACGCGTGTGGTACTGACTGTAATTGGTGCCTTATTAGCGGCGGGGCTTGTCGCACTTTTAGACGCAGCAACTCATTGGTCAAAAACTTCAGACTCGTCGAGTATAGTAATAGAGACAAATTAA
- a CDS encoding IS110 family transposase, whose product MKITTIGLDIAKSIFHMFAVNKNGRFVKKKQLRRKQVLSFMATLEPCLIVMEACGSANYWARKFIELGHQVKLIAPQYVNPFVKGNKNDYNDAEGIAEAAQRPTMRFVPIKSIEQQDIQNFHRQRERIKKERKALASQVRGLLGEYGIVINKGISAIRNELPDILEDATNELTYLSREIFNELWLEFQVTEVKFKACEVRLNTMNKENEICVRLDEILGIGAITASATYAAAGDGKDFVNGRHFSAWLGLVPGQHSTGGKATLLGISKRGNSYLRTLYIHGARAVLRHSENKTDRFSLWAQALKSRRGHNKACVAVANKIARMAWVIMAKGESYRPAI is encoded by the coding sequence ATGAAGATTACTACAATCGGTTTAGACATTGCAAAATCAATTTTTCACATGTTCGCTGTGAATAAAAATGGGCGATTTGTAAAAAAGAAACAATTAAGAAGAAAACAAGTGTTGAGTTTCATGGCAACATTAGAGCCTTGCCTAATTGTAATGGAAGCTTGTGGCAGTGCGAACTACTGGGCTAGAAAATTTATTGAATTGGGGCACCAAGTAAAACTTATTGCGCCTCAATATGTAAACCCCTTCGTTAAAGGCAATAAAAATGATTATAACGATGCCGAAGGTATTGCAGAGGCAGCGCAACGCCCGACCATGAGGTTTGTGCCAATTAAATCGATAGAACAACAAGATATTCAAAACTTCCATCGACAACGTGAACGCATAAAGAAAGAACGTAAAGCATTAGCAAGTCAGGTACGAGGCTTGTTAGGAGAATATGGCATTGTCATCAATAAAGGTATTTCTGCAATTCGCAATGAACTGCCGGATATTTTAGAGGATGCGACAAATGAGTTAACGTATTTAAGTCGGGAGATATTTAATGAGTTATGGCTTGAATTTCAAGTCACAGAAGTGAAGTTTAAAGCGTGTGAAGTTCGCTTAAACACGATGAATAAAGAAAATGAAATATGTGTTCGCTTAGATGAAATATTAGGTATTGGAGCAATCACAGCTAGCGCTACTTATGCAGCTGCAGGAGATGGAAAAGACTTTGTAAATGGTCGACATTTTTCGGCATGGCTTGGGCTTGTTCCTGGGCAGCATTCAACGGGTGGAAAGGCCACCTTACTCGGTATAAGTAAACGCGGTAATAGTTATTTAAGAACACTATACATCCACGGGGCCCGGGCAGTATTAAGGCACAGTGAAAACAAAACTGACCGATTTAGTTTGTGGGCACAAGCGTTAAAATCCCGACGAGGACACAACAAAGCATGCGTTGCTGTGGCGAATAAAATAGCAAGAATGGCTTGGGTAATAATGGCGAAGGGGGAAAGTTATCGCCCGGCTATATAA
- a CDS encoding C39 family peptidase, with amino-acid sequence MRSIITVILSLILLMPPAQAGTVNLGGGFSGGDFSINVSSITELRFKTIYKQQYDFSCGSATLASLLSFHYDDVVDELMVFKDMYSNGDQPKIQQNGFSLLDMKHYLSRRGYNSNGFKISLNQLAKAEIPAITIINNKGYMHFVIIKGIDENEVLIGDPAVGIKVYSRSKFEEVWNNRILFVIQDKKDIASNHYQSQAEWRLRVKSHLVHAVDHSSLALFNMLQPSAIDF; translated from the coding sequence ATGCGTAGCATAATTACTGTAATTTTGTCGCTAATACTACTAATGCCTCCCGCACAGGCTGGCACCGTTAATTTGGGTGGTGGTTTCAGTGGCGGCGATTTTTCAATAAATGTCTCAAGTATAACGGAGTTACGCTTCAAAACGATATATAAGCAACAGTACGACTTTAGTTGTGGCTCTGCCACTTTAGCAAGTTTATTGTCTTTTCATTATGATGATGTTGTAGATGAACTCATGGTTTTTAAAGACATGTATAGCAATGGTGATCAACCCAAAATACAACAGAATGGCTTTTCATTATTAGATATGAAACATTATTTATCACGTAGAGGTTATAACTCTAATGGGTTTAAAATTAGTTTAAACCAGCTTGCAAAAGCTGAAATTCCGGCCATAACTATTATTAATAATAAAGGTTATATGCACTTTGTTATTATTAAAGGCATTGATGAAAACGAAGTGTTAATTGGTGACCCTGCTGTTGGCATTAAAGTTTATAGCAGATCAAAATTTGAAGAAGTGTGGAATAATAGAATTTTGTTTGTTATTCAGGACAAAAAGGATATTGCATCTAATCATTACCAATCTCAAGCTGAATGGAGACTCAGAGTAAAGAGCCATTTGGTACATGCTGTAGATCATTCTAGTTTAGCATTATTTAATATGCTTCAACCTTCAGCAATTGATTTTTGA
- a CDS encoding dentin sialophosphoprotein, with amino-acid sequence MKYFNKNILAVSIALILSSTATLAMDNNVDNGSAAANETSTATTENSGNNNSDNSDNSDNTNNSDNSAADNDDNSNNSDNSDNSDNTNNSDNSTADNDDNSNNSDNSDNSDNTNNSDNSAADNDDNSNNSDNSDNSDNSDNSDNTNNSDNSTADNDDNSNNSDNSTADNDDNSNNSDNSDNSDNTNNSDNSTADNDDNSNNSDNSDNSDSSDNSDNTNNSDNSNNSDNSTADNDDNSNNSDNSTADNDDNSNNSDNSNNSDNSDNSDSSDNSDNTNNSDNSTADNDDNSNNSDNSNNSDNSTADNDDNSNNSDNSDNSDSSDNSDNTNNSDNSNNSDNSTADNDDNSNNSDNSNNSDNSTADNDDNSNNSDNSTADNDDNSNNSDNSNNSDNSDNSDNSDNSDNTNNSDNSNNSDNSDNSDNSDNSDNTDNSDNSMANASGMGSAIATNGSTVNLDHSDNSDNSDNSDNSDNSDNSMANASGMGSAVATNGSTVNVDNSDNSDNSDNSDNSFADASDHSASANNGSTANVDNSDNSDNSDNSDNSSAWADGWGTSSANNGGTATTTYSVNESILMGTVTENTLAYNFDGASTIATSNNMTNTFNGSAGINQNVQNLGANALTQQQISLQGNVNVNQ; translated from the coding sequence ATGAAATATTTTAACAAAAACATACTAGCAGTCAGTATTGCCCTAATACTGAGTTCGACAGCCACTTTAGCAATGGATAATAATGTGGACAATGGCTCAGCAGCTGCAAATGAAACTTCTACTGCAACTACCGAGAACTCTGGTAATAACAACTCAGATAACAGTGATAATTCTGATAACACTAATAACTCAGATAACAGTGCTGCTGACAACGACGACAACAGCAACAATTCTGACAACAGTGATAATTCTGATAACACTAATAACTCAGATAACAGCACTGCTGATAACGATGACAACAGCAACAATTCTGACAACAGTGATAATTCTGATAACACCAATAACTCGGATAACAGTGCTGCTGACAACGATGACAACAGCAACAACTCTGATAACAGTGATAATTCGGATAATTCGGATAACTCAGATAACACCAACAACTCAGATAATAGTACCGCTGACAACGACGACAACAGCAACAACTCAGACAATAGTACCGCTGATAACGACGACAACAGTAATAACTCCGATAACAGTGATAACTCTGATAATACCAATAATTCAGATAACAGCACTGCGGACAACGACGATAACAGCAATAACTCTGATAACAGTGATAATTCTGATAGTTCGGATAACTCAGATAATACTAATAATTCGGATAACAGCAACAATTCCGATAACAGCACCGCGGACAACGACGACAACAGTAACAACTCCGACAACAGCACCGCTGATAACGACGACAACAGTAACAACTCTGATAACAGTAACAATTCCGACAACAGCGATAATTCTGATAGTTCGGATAACTCAGATAATACCAATAACTCGGATAACAGCACTGCTGACAACGACGACAACAGCAACAATTCGGACAACAGCAATAACTCCGATAACAGTACCGCTGACAACGACGACAACAGCAACAATTCTGATAACAGTGATAATTCTGATAGTTCGGATAACTCAGATAATACTAATAACTCGGATAACAGCAACAATTCCGACAACAGTACAGCTGACAACGACGACAACAGTAACAATTCGGACAACAGCAATAACTCCGATAACAGTACCGCTGATAACGACGACAACAGCAATAACTCCGATAACAGCACTGCTGATAACGACGATAACAGTAATAATTCTGATAACAGTAACAACTCAGATAATAGCGATAACTCCGACAATTCGGATAATTCAGATAACACCAATAACTCAGATAACAGCAACAACTCTGATAACAGTGATAATTCTGATAACAGTGATAATTCTGACAATACTGATAACTCGGATAATAGCATGGCGAATGCCAGTGGTATGGGGTCTGCCATTGCCACCAATGGTAGTACGGTTAATCTAGATCACAGTGATAATAGTGACAACTCGGATAATTCGGATAATTCGGATAACTCTGACAATAGCATGGCTAATGCCAGTGGTATGGGGTCTGCTGTAGCCACTAATGGTAGTACTGTTAATGTAGATAACAGTGATAATAGTGATAACTCAGATAACAGTGACAACAGTTTTGCTGATGCAAGTGATCACTCAGCTTCAGCCAATAATGGCAGTACTGCCAATGTTGATAACAGTGACAATAGTGACAATAGTGACAATAGCGATAACAGTTCAGCATGGGCTGATGGATGGGGAACATCTTCAGCAAATAATGGCGGTACCGCTACTACAACCTATAGTGTTAATGAATCTATATTAATGGGAACAGTAACTGAGAATACCTTGGCATATAACTTCGATGGTGCTTCTACAATAGCAACTAGTAACAATATGACAAATACCTTTAATGGTAGTGCTGGTATTAACCAAAATGTGCAAAACCTTGGTGCTAATGCTTTAACGCAACAACAAATATCACTACAAGGGAATGTTAATGTAAATCAATAA